In one window of Polaromonas naphthalenivorans CJ2 DNA:
- a CDS encoding NADH-quinone oxidoreductase subunit D produces MAEIKNYTLNFGPQHPAAHGVLRLVLELDGEVIQRADPHIGLLHRATEKLAESKTYIQSLPYMDRLDYVSMMSNEHAYCLAIEKLLGVDVPIRAQYIRVMFSEITRLLNHLMWLGAHGLDCGAMNMLIYCFREREVLFDMYEAVSGARMHAAYFRPGGVYRDLPESMSQYKVNKIRNAKAIDALNENRQGSLLDFIDDFVTKFPKLVDEYETLLTDNRIWKQRTVGVGVVSPERALNLGFTGPMLRGSGFAWDLRKQQPYEVYAQMDFDIPVGKTGDCYDRYLVRVAEMRQSNRIIKQCVDWLRVNSGPVITSNHKVAPPNRESMKSNMEELIHHFKLFTEGFHVPEGEAYAAVEHPKGEFGIYIVSDGANKPYRLKIRPPGFSHLAAMDEMSRGHMIADAVAVIGTMDIVFGEIDR; encoded by the coding sequence ATGGCTGAAATCAAAAACTACACGCTCAATTTTGGACCGCAGCATCCGGCCGCGCATGGTGTTTTACGTCTGGTGCTGGAACTTGATGGCGAAGTCATCCAGCGCGCTGACCCGCATATCGGGTTGCTGCACCGTGCCACCGAAAAACTGGCCGAAAGCAAGACTTACATTCAGTCGCTGCCTTATATGGATCGGCTCGACTATGTGTCGATGATGTCGAATGAGCATGCTTATTGCTTGGCTATCGAGAAGCTGCTGGGTGTTGATGTCCCGATTCGTGCGCAGTACATCCGTGTGATGTTCTCGGAGATCACCCGTCTGCTAAATCACCTGATGTGGCTGGGCGCACACGGTCTGGACTGTGGCGCGATGAACATGCTGATCTACTGCTTTCGTGAACGCGAAGTGCTCTTTGACATGTACGAGGCCGTATCGGGCGCCCGCATGCATGCGGCCTACTTCCGTCCTGGCGGTGTCTACCGCGATTTGCCGGAAAGCATGTCGCAGTACAAGGTCAACAAGATACGGAATGCCAAGGCGATTGATGCCTTGAATGAAAATCGCCAGGGTTCACTGCTCGATTTTATTGATGACTTCGTGACCAAATTCCCCAAGTTGGTTGATGAATACGAAACCCTGCTAACCGACAACCGTATCTGGAAGCAACGCACGGTTGGTGTTGGCGTGGTGTCACCGGAGCGCGCGCTCAATCTTGGCTTTACCGGTCCTATGCTTAGAGGCTCCGGCTTCGCCTGGGATCTGCGAAAACAGCAGCCCTATGAAGTCTATGCACAGATGGACTTCGATATTCCGGTAGGTAAAACGGGTGACTGCTATGACCGCTACCTGGTCCGTGTCGCGGAGATGCGCCAATCCAACCGCATCATCAAGCAGTGCGTCGATTGGCTGCGGGTTAATTCCGGCCCGGTCATCACCAGCAACCACAAGGTGGCTCCTCCTAACCGAGAGTCCATGAAATCCAACATGGAAGAGCTGATCCACCATTTCAAGCTTTTCACCGAAGGTTTCCATGTGCCGGAAGGCGAGGCTTATGCCGCAGTGGAGCATCCCAAGGGAGAGTTCGGCATTTACATCGTCAGCGATGGCGCGAACAAGCCTTATCGCCTGAAAATTCGTCCGCCAGGCTTTTCGCATCTGGCCGCCATGGATGAGATGTCGCGCGGACACATGATTGCCGATGCTGTTGCCGTGATTGGCACCATGGACATCGTGTTCGGTGAAATTGACCGCTAA